In the genome of Ptychodera flava strain L36383 chromosome 13, AS_Pfla_20210202, whole genome shotgun sequence, one region contains:
- the LOC139147025 gene encoding uncharacterized protein: MGSSPSDQPETIKPVHTLRAFQDGRLAHAEGSPERRRLDMQGGSEGCLLKYTGQSDTSKYLKFQWRQKMYQFLCLTFGLASAPRIFTKLMKPVIAILRRLGIRLIIYLDDIRLMNQSKELLLQDRDTLLFLLQQLGFGINWKKSFLTPSQEIEFLGFLINSVTMRMMLPENKITQLVDHCMELSHKAQITVRELAKVIGKMTASMAAIFPALLHCRYLQMTKTRSLIHNQSYESLVTLPQECREELQWWCHHLKEFNRRTIICPYPDLIITSDASKRGGAHSQDMQTGGAWTAQETTIHINILELLAAFLALQTFKGKQNLTVLMKIDNCTAVAYINKMGGTKSKSLVTLAKEMWNYCLFNKLL; this comes from the coding sequence ATGGGGTCATCGCCCAGTGATCAACCTGAAACCATTAAACCAGTTCATACCCTACGAGCATTTCAAGATGGAAGGCTTGCACATGCTGAAGGATCTCCTGAGAGAAGGAGACTGGATATGCAAGGTGGATCTGAAGGATGCTTACTTAAGTATACCGGTCAGTCAGACACATCAAAATACCTCAAATTCCAATGGAGACAGAAAATGTATCAGTTTCTGTGTCTCACATTTGGTCTAGCATCTGCACCACGGATTTTCACGAAACTTATGAAACCAGTCATAGCTATTTTGCGACGTCTTGGAATCAGGTTGATCATTTATCTAGACGACATACGTCTCATGAATCAATCAAAAGAACTATTGCTCCAGGATAGAGACACTCTCCTGTTTCTTCTCCAACAATTAGGGTTTGGAATAAACTGGAAGAAATCCTTCCTCACCCCATCTCAGGAGATAGAGTTTCTAGGCTTTCTCATCAACTCAGTGACAATGAGAATGATGCTGCCAGAAAACAAAATCACACAGTTAGTCGACCATTGCATGGAACTCTCTCACAAAGCTCAGATAACGGTCAGGGAACTTGCAAAAGTGATAGGCAAGATGACAGCATCAATGGCAGCAATATTCCCAGCACTATTACATTGCAGATACCTTCAGATGACAAAAACAAGGTCACTGATTCACAACCAGTCATACGAGAGCCTAGTAACCCTTCCCCAAGAGTGCAGGGAGGAACTCCAGTGGTGGTGTCACCACCTAAAAGAGTTCAATAGGCGAACAATCATTTGCCCATACCCAGACTTGATAATAACTTCGGATGCTTCGAAAAGGGGTGGGGCACATAGTCAGGATATGCAAACTGGGGGTGCTTGGACAGCACAGGAGACAACAATTCATATCAATATCCTAGAACTCCTAGCTGCCTTTTTGGCCCTTCAAACCTTCAAGGGGAAACAAAATCTGACTGTGTTGATGAAAATAGACAACTGCACAGCAGTAGCCTACATCAACAAAATGGGAGGAACGAAATCCAAATCACTGGTCACATTAGCAAAAGAAATGTGGAATTATTGCCTATTCAACAAATTACTCTGA